The genomic DNA TATAGATGCTACAACATCAATTTGTCCGATAGGAGTAGATACAATGCACGATTTAATGCGTGATAATAAAAATTTTAGCTTAAAGATTTATAAGTTTTTAGGTTTAAGGTTTAAAAAATTAGAAAGAAGACTACAATTAATTTTATTTAAAGACACACGAACTCGTTTTTTAGAGTTTACAAAAGAATTATGCGAAGAGTATAGTTACGAATGTGAGAAGACTGGAGATAAAGTAATAGTTCATCCTTATACCCAAAAAGATATTGCTTCTTTAATTGGTACTTCTAGATCTAATTTAAATGTTTTAATGAACGAACTAAAACAGGAGAATATCATCAATTTTAATAGAAAAGAATTAAGAATTTTAGAAAAAAGTGCATAAGTGTTTGTTAGCGAACATTTAAAGATTTATTAAGGATATAGCTTTGTCATCAATATTAACAATAAATATTTAATAAGATGAAAAAAGTTTTAAATTTAGCAATAGTTTTTACGTTGACTACATTTTTTGTATCATGCAGCAATAATGAGAATGAAGTAACAACAGGTAACTTAACCGTAGACTTTATCGGCTTAGAAGAATTAGGCTCAGACTTTGTCTACGAAGGTTGGTTAATTGTAAACGGTAGTCCCGTAAGTACAGGTACTTTTACAAGTATTACTTTTCCACAAACATATACTGTAGGTATTAGTGATTTACAAACAGCAACAAAATTTGTATTATCTATTGAACCAGCTATAGATTCTGATCCTGCACCAGCAGCAACAAAAATTTTAGCAGGAGACTTTTTAGAGAATTCAGCAAGTGTAAATTCAGATAATATTGTTGTAGATGCAAATGGAGCTATTAAAACTTTAGGAGCTTCTTGGGGGAAATATATTCTAGCAACACCAACAGATGATGATAATACAAATGAAGCTAGTGGAATTTGGTTTTTAGACAATTCTAGTTCACCAACCATTGCAGGTTTAGGTTTGCCAACATTAACTGCAGGATGGAAGTATGAAGGTTGGGTAGTCTTAGGAGGAACTCCAGTAAGTACTGGTACATTTACTTCTGCAGAAGAAGCAGATAATAATGCTACCACTTCACCTTTTAAGGGAACAAAAGGAAATGGTCCTGGTTACCCAGGTGAAGATTATTTAATGGGTTCTGTTGCAGAAATTGATTTTCCTACAGATTTAAAAGGAGCAACTGTTGTTATTTCTGTAGAGCCTAGTCCAGATAATAGTGTTGCACCATTTACTTTAAAACCATTAGCACATATGGTTCCTGCAGACGCAATAAATCATACTGTAATTGATATGGAAGCAGGACCAATTGCAATTTTATCTGGTACAGTAACTAGATAAATGAAATAAATTTACTATTCAATTTTCTTAATGGTTAATTAAATCGAAGGGTAATTCATGTTATATGAATTACCCTTTTTAGTTTTATAGATATAAAAAATGCCCAAATAAAGTCTTACTTTAAATGGGCACCAACTAACCAACCAGTTGTTTTATTTTACATTAATTTTTAAAGGCATTTTATAAATTTCACCTTTCTTAATTCCTTTTACAGTTATTATTTTGTAATTCAATTTTCTTTTTAAAAAAGAATTTAATTCAGAAACTTTAGAATTTACAGATAATACTACAATTTCATTTTTATTATTTATAATAAAAGTAACTTCAGCTGTAGTTGTTTTATTTAATTGAACAGGAATGTTATTTCCAATAAAAGAAGACATTTCTGTTCTTAATGTTTTTGTTTTTTTAGGATTTACTTCTGTTGCAGAAATAGAAAATACAGTTGATAAACTAATTGCGATTACGGCGATAATTGTTTTTAAATTCTTCATAATAGATGTGTTTTAGATTGATGTTATATAGTAAAGACGACATCAATTTAAAAACGTTTCAGCAATTACGGAGTTTAAGTTTTAATTAACGTTAATTAACAAAAATTAAGAAATAATATGTTTTTTTTGTAGTTAATTAACTGTAAGTTAGTATTTTAAGTTTTTAATACTTGATTGATACTTTTAAGAATAATTTCACACCCTTTTACAAGTTCTTTGTCT from Polaribacter sp. ALD11 includes the following:
- a CDS encoding Crp/Fnr family transcriptional regulator; translation: MKNFWFFDNVNLFNLLCPHKFKEYKECHTFDLYKKSDYIYFTEDVANKIFLIEKGKVKMGYYTEEGEEVVNAILTKGELFGEKAILGEEKREEFAQSIDATTSICPIGVDTMHDLMRDNKNFSLKIYKFLGLRFKKLERRLQLILFKDTRTRFLEFTKELCEEYSYECEKTGDKVIVHPYTQKDIASLIGTSRSNLNVLMNELKQENIINFNRKELRILEKSA
- a CDS encoding anti-sigma factor, coding for MKKVLNLAIVFTLTTFFVSCSNNENEVTTGNLTVDFIGLEELGSDFVYEGWLIVNGSPVSTGTFTSITFPQTYTVGISDLQTATKFVLSIEPAIDSDPAPAATKILAGDFLENSASVNSDNIVVDANGAIKTLGASWGKYILATPTDDDNTNEASGIWFLDNSSSPTIAGLGLPTLTAGWKYEGWVVLGGTPVSTGTFTSAEEADNNATTSPFKGTKGNGPGYPGEDYLMGSVAEIDFPTDLKGATVVISVEPSPDNSVAPFTLKPLAHMVPADAINHTVIDMEAGPIAILSGTVTR